A single window of Malus sylvestris chromosome 5, drMalSylv7.2, whole genome shotgun sequence DNA harbors:
- the LOC126623383 gene encoding probable LRR receptor-like serine/threonine-protein kinase At1g07650 isoform X3, translating to MAASQNLSKLFFCYAALLTVLICIKPIKSQEQVGTLADDEVEALREIAVQLNKKDWNFSDPCSNVPTISIPRTDEYNNTLVCNCSFSGNVCHIQSIFLTGQDLDGVLPPALSKLPYLKQVNLARNYLSGSIPREWNSTKLELLVLSVNNLSGPIPGYLGSITTLQSLALESNLFSGTLPLELGNLVNLELLYLRANNLTGELPSALTKMTKLRVLQIGSNNFTGRIPDYFRSWKNLQALEMQASGLEGPLPSSLSALHNMTDLRISDLSGESSAFPNLSSMTGINKLMLRSCNITGEMPEYISAMRSLTDLDLSFNRLEGSIPNFADIMELATIYLTSNLLTGLPEWIKNRDSRYNIDLSYNTFPQNSVPNSCRETFNLFRSFSSRNNSILSNCLFPCSKDRYSLHLNCGGNQTTVGNIKYEADDASGGAAKFFQNSANWGFSSTGDFADVWSSNKDYIANNISILRMNNSELYKTARLSPLSLTYYARCLANGNYTVKLHFAEIVIRDNRSYYGVGRRIFNVYIQDKLVLEDFDIEREAQGVDKEVIKVFKAVVNVKTLEIRFQWAGKGTTNVPKSGTYGSLISAISVQSDFKPPDDSKRKKFIVIGVVSALFLVFVILGILWLKGCFGGRTTREQDLMGFDLHTGFFKFKQLKAATNNFDAANKLGEGGFGAVYKGELLDGTFIAVKQLSSKSKQGNREFVNEIGMISALQHPNLVKLYGCCIEGNQLFLVYEYMENNSLSHVLFGPEEGLKKLNWNTRYKICLGIARGLAFLHEESTLKIVHRDIKTTNILLDRDLNPKISDFGLAKLDEEEKTHISTRVAGTIGYMAPEYALWGYLSDKADVYSFGVVALELISGKNNVKYRPNENFVCLLDWALVLQQNGNLMELVDRKLGSAFNKEEALRMIKVALLCANPSPALRPTMSAVVSMLEGQTLVHEVKINPSIYGDELRFRAFTEDSDTTSVQSTQSLLYSPNAKRTAYTSLSV from the exons ATGGCAGCAAGTCAAAATCTTTCAAAGTTGTTCTTCTGCTATGCTGCTCTACTCACAGTGCTTATCTGCATTAAGCCTATCAAATCCCAGGAACAGGTGGGCACTCTTGCAGATGATGAAG TGGAAGCACTTCGTGAAATAGCTGTGCAATTGAATAAAAAGGATTGGAATTTCAGTGATCCTTGTAGCAATGTTCCGACTATTTCAATCCCGCGTACGGATGAGTACAACAACACTCTCGTCTGCAACTGCTCTTTCTCTGGCAATGTATGCCACATCCAAAGCAT TTTTCTTACCGGACAGGACCTTGATGGTGTGCTTCCGCCAGCACTGTCGAAGCTACCTTACCTTAAGCAAGT TAATTTGGCCAGGAATTACCTAAGTGGTTCAATACCGCGCGAATGGAATTCTACGAAGTTGGAACTTCT GGTTCTCAGTGTGAACAACTTATCAGGACCCATTCCTGGTTATTTGGGAAGCATAACTACCCTCCAATCTCT GGCCTTGGAGAGCAACTTATTTTCTGGAACTCTTCCCCTGGAATTGGGCAATTTGGTTAACCTGGAGCTTCT CTATCTTCGTGCTAACAATCTCACTGGTGAGCTGCCTTCAGCCCTCACTAAAATGACCAAATTAAGAGTACT TCAGATTGGCAGTAATAACTTCACTGGAAGAATACCTGACTACTTTCGAAGTTGGAAAAACCTCCAGGCCTT AGAGATGCAAGCGAGTGGTCTTGAAGGCCCCCTTCCATCTAGTCTATCTGCCTTGCATAATATGACAGATCT AAGGATTAGTGACTTAAGCGGTGAGAGTTCAGCTTTTCCAAACTTATCAAGCATGACGGGCATTAATAAATT GATGTTAAGGAGCTGCAATATAACAGGAGAAATGCCTGAATATATCTCTGCCATGAGAAGTCTGACTGATTT AGATCTTAGCTTCAACAGATTGGAAGGGAGTATTCCAAATTTTGCAGATATTATGGAATTGGCCACAAT ATATCTGACAAGCAACTTGCTAACTGGTCTTCCAGAGTGGATTAAAAATAGAGACAGTCGCTA CAATATAGATCTTTCTTACAATACTTTTCCTCAGAACTCTGTCCCAAATTCTTGTCGAGAGACCTT CAATTTGTTCAGAAGTTTTTCCAGTCGGAACAATTC GATACTTAGCAATTGCCTCTTTCCATGTTCAAAAG ATCGGTACTCGTTACATCTAAATTGCGGTGGAAATCAAACCACAGTTGGAAACATCAAGTACGAGGCAGATGACGCCTCAGGAGGTGCAGCAAAGTTTTTTCAGAACTCAGCAAATTGGGGATTTAGTAGTACTGGTGATTTTGCAGATGTTTGGAGCTCCAACAAAGACTATATAGCAAATAATATTTCGATACTCAGAATGAACAACTCTGAATTGTATAAAACTGCACGACtgtctcctctttctctcacaTATTATGCTCGTTGCTTAGCAAATGGAAATTACACTGTGAAACTGCACTTTGCGGAAATAGTTATCAGAGACAACAGGTCTTATTATGGTGTTGGAAGACGAATTTTTAACGTTTATATCCAG GATAAACTGGTTTTGGAGGATTTTGATATTGAAAGGGAAGCACAAGGGGTTGATAAGGAAGTGATTAAGGTATTTAAAGCAGTTGTTAACGTTAAGACTTTAGAAATCCGCTTTCAGTGGGCTGGGAAAGGGACAACAAATGTTCCAAAATCAGGAACATATGGTTCTCTGATATCAGCTATCTCAGTGCAGTCTG ATTTCAAACCACCTGATGATAGCAAAAGGAAGAAATTCATTGTGATTGGAGTTGTTTCAGCGTTATTCCTTGTTTTCGTAATTTTGGGCATTCTTTGGTTGAAAGGCTGTTTCGGAGGCAGGACAACCAGGGAACAAG ATCTCATGGGATTCGATCTTCACACTGGTTTCTTTAAATTCAAGCAACTTAAAGCTGCAACTAACAATTTCGATGCTGCAAACAAGCTTGGGGAAGGTGGCTTTGGAGCTGTTTACAAG GGCGAACTATTAGATGGCACATTTATTGCAGTTAAGCAactttcttcaaaatcaaagcaAGGAAATCGTGAATttgtgaatgaaataggcatgattTCTGCCTTACAACACCCAAATCTTGTGAAATTGTATGGATGCTGCATCGAAGGAAATCAGTTATTTTTGGTATACGAATATATGGAGAACAATAGCCTTTCCCATGTTTTGTTTG GCCCAGAGGAAGGCCTAAAGAAACTGAACTGGAATACGAGGTATAAAATATGTCTTGGCATTGCAAGAGGTCTGGCTTTCCTGCATGAGGAGTCGACACTGAAAATTGTTCATAGAGACATCAAAACAACCAATATACTGCTTGACCGAGACCTTAACCCTAAGATATCCGACTTTGGTTTGGCTAAGCTGGACGAAGAGGAGAAGACCCATATTAGTACCAGAGTCGCTGGAACCAT AGGATACATGGCACCAGAATATGCATTATGGGGTTATTTGAGTGACAAAGCAGATGTCTACAGTTTTGGGGTCGTTGCATTGGAACTCATATCTGGAAAAAACAACGTCAAATATCGTCCAAATGAGAATTTTGTATGCCTTCTTGATTGG GCCCTTGTTTTGCAACAAAATGGAAATCTGATGGAGCTGGTGGATCGAAAGTTGGGGTCTGCGTTCAATAAGGAAGAGGCATTGAGAATGATAAAGGTCGCTCTACTATGTGCCAATCCATCACCGGCACTAAGACCTACAATGTCTGCAGTAGTGAGCATGCTTGAAGGCCAAACTCTTGTTCACGAGGTGAAGATAAACCCGAGTATTTATGGTGACGAGTTGAGGTTTAGGGCCTTCACCGAGGACTCTGATACTACTTCTGTACAGAGCACGCAAAGCTTACTGTATTCACCCAATGCAAAACGGACCGCCTATACCTCATTGTCTGTCTAG
- the LOC126623383 gene encoding probable LRR receptor-like serine/threonine-protein kinase At1g07650 isoform X6, which translates to MLIDNGWVFFFVWVLGNYSYLRANNLTGELPLALTKMIKLRVLQIGSNNFTGRIPDYFRSWKNLQALEMQASGLEGPLPSSLSALHNMTDLRISDLSGESSAFPNLSSMTGINKLMLRSCNITGEMPEYISAMRSLTDLDLSFNRLEGSIPNFADIMELATIYLTSNLLTGLPEWIKNRDSRYNIDLSYNTFPQNSVPNSCRETFNLFRSFSSRNNSILSNCLFPCSKDRYSLHLNCGGNQTTVGNIKYEADDASGGAAKFFQNSANWGFSSTGDFADVWSSNKDYIANNISILRMNNSELYKTARLSPLSLTYYARCLANGNYTVKLHFAEIVIRDNRSYYGVGRRIFNVYIQDKLVLEDFDIEREAQGVDKEVIKVFKAVVNVKTLEIRFQWAGKGTTNVPKSGTYGSLISAISVQSDFKPPDDSKRKKFIVIGVVSALFLVFVILGILWLKGCFGGRTTREQDLMGFDLHTGFFKFKQLKAATNNFDAANKLGEGGFGAVYKGELLDGTFIAVKQLSSKSKQGNREFVNEIGMISALQHPNLVKLYGCCIEGNQLFLVYEYMENNSLSHVLFGPEEGLKKLNWNTRYKICLGIARGLAFLHEESTLKIVHRDIKTTNILLDRDLNPKISDFGLAKLDEEEKTHISTRVAGTIGYMAPEYALWGYLSDKADVYSFGVVALELISGKNNVKYRPNENFVCLLDWALVLQQNGNLMELVDRKLGSAFNKEEALRMIKVALLCANPSPALRPTMSAVVSMLEGQTLVHEVKINPSIYGDELRFRAFTEDSDTTSVQSTQSLLYSPNAKRTAYTSLSV; encoded by the exons ATGTTAATTGACAACGGTTGGgtctttttttttgtatgggTATTGGGTAACTACAGTTATCTTCGTGCTAACAATCTCACCGGTGAGCTGCCTTTGGCCCTCACTAAAATGATCAAATTAAGAGTACT TCAGATTGGCAGTAATAACTTCACTGGAAGAATACCTGACTACTTTCGAAGTTGGAAAAACCTCCAGGCCTT AGAGATGCAAGCGAGTGGTCTTGAAGGCCCCCTTCCATCTAGTCTATCTGCCTTGCATAATATGACAGATCT AAGGATTAGTGACTTAAGCGGTGAGAGTTCAGCTTTTCCAAACTTATCAAGCATGACGGGCATTAATAAATT GATGTTAAGGAGCTGCAATATAACAGGAGAAATGCCTGAATATATCTCTGCCATGAGAAGTCTGACTGATTT AGATCTTAGCTTCAACAGATTGGAAGGGAGTATTCCAAATTTTGCAGATATTATGGAATTGGCCACAAT ATATCTGACAAGCAACTTGCTAACTGGTCTTCCAGAGTGGATTAAAAATAGAGACAGTCGCTA CAATATAGATCTTTCTTACAATACTTTTCCTCAGAACTCTGTCCCAAATTCTTGTCGAGAGACCTT CAATTTGTTCAGAAGTTTTTCCAGTCGGAACAATTC GATACTTAGCAATTGCCTCTTTCCATGTTCAAAAG ATCGGTACTCGTTACATCTAAATTGCGGTGGAAATCAAACCACAGTTGGAAACATCAAGTACGAGGCAGATGACGCCTCAGGAGGTGCAGCAAAGTTTTTTCAGAACTCAGCAAATTGGGGATTTAGTAGTACTGGTGATTTTGCAGATGTTTGGAGCTCCAACAAAGACTATATAGCAAATAATATTTCGATACTCAGAATGAACAACTCTGAATTGTATAAAACTGCACGACtgtctcctctttctctcacaTATTATGCTCGTTGCTTAGCAAATGGAAATTACACTGTGAAACTGCACTTTGCGGAAATAGTTATCAGAGACAACAGGTCTTATTATGGTGTTGGAAGACGAATTTTTAACGTTTATATCCAG GATAAACTGGTTTTGGAGGATTTTGATATTGAAAGGGAAGCACAAGGGGTTGATAAGGAAGTGATTAAGGTATTTAAAGCAGTTGTTAACGTTAAGACTTTAGAAATCCGCTTTCAGTGGGCTGGGAAAGGGACAACAAATGTTCCAAAATCAGGAACATATGGTTCTCTGATATCAGCTATCTCAGTGCAGTCTG ATTTCAAACCACCTGATGATAGCAAAAGGAAGAAATTCATTGTGATTGGAGTTGTTTCAGCGTTATTCCTTGTTTTCGTAATTTTGGGCATTCTTTGGTTGAAAGGCTGTTTCGGAGGCAGGACAACCAGGGAACAAG ATCTCATGGGATTCGATCTTCACACTGGTTTCTTTAAATTCAAGCAACTTAAAGCTGCAACTAACAATTTCGATGCTGCAAACAAGCTTGGGGAAGGTGGCTTTGGAGCTGTTTACAAG GGCGAACTATTAGATGGCACATTTATTGCAGTTAAGCAactttcttcaaaatcaaagcaAGGAAATCGTGAATttgtgaatgaaataggcatgattTCTGCCTTACAACACCCAAATCTTGTGAAATTGTATGGATGCTGCATCGAAGGAAATCAGTTATTTTTGGTATACGAATATATGGAGAACAATAGCCTTTCCCATGTTTTGTTTG GCCCAGAGGAAGGCCTAAAGAAACTGAACTGGAATACGAGGTATAAAATATGTCTTGGCATTGCAAGAGGTCTGGCTTTCCTGCATGAGGAGTCGACACTGAAAATTGTTCATAGAGACATCAAAACAACCAATATACTGCTTGACCGAGACCTTAACCCTAAGATATCCGACTTTGGTTTGGCTAAGCTGGACGAAGAGGAGAAGACCCATATTAGTACCAGAGTCGCTGGAACCAT AGGATACATGGCACCAGAATATGCATTATGGGGTTATTTGAGTGACAAAGCAGATGTCTACAGTTTTGGGGTCGTTGCATTGGAACTCATATCTGGAAAAAACAACGTCAAATATCGTCCAAATGAGAATTTTGTATGCCTTCTTGATTGG GCCCTTGTTTTGCAACAAAATGGAAATCTGATGGAGCTGGTGGATCGAAAGTTGGGGTCTGCGTTCAATAAGGAAGAGGCATTGAGAATGATAAAGGTCGCTCTACTATGTGCCAATCCATCACCGGCACTAAGACCTACAATGTCTGCAGTAGTGAGCATGCTTGAAGGCCAAACTCTTGTTCACGAGGTGAAGATAAACCCGAGTATTTATGGTGACGAGTTGAGGTTTAGGGCCTTCACCGAGGACTCTGATACTACTTCTGTACAGAGCACGCAAAGCTTACTGTATTCACCCAATGCAAAACGGACCGCCTATACCTCATTGTCTGTCTAG
- the LOC126623383 gene encoding probable LRR receptor-like serine/threonine-protein kinase At1g07650 isoform X4 — translation MAASQNLSKLFFCYAALLTVLICIKPIKSQEQVGTLADDEVEALREIAVQLNKKDWNFSDPCSNIPTVSILHTDQYNNTLVCNCSFSGNVCHIQSIFLTGQDLDGVLPPALSKLPYLKQVNLGQNYLSGSIPREWNSTKLEFLVLSVNNLSGPIPAYLGSITTLQALALESNLFSGTIPLELGNLVNMELLYLRANNLTGELPLALTKMIKLRVLQIGSNNFTGRIPDYFQSWKGLQTLEMQASGLEGPLPSSLSALNNMTDLRISDLSGESSAFPNLSNTTSMVKLMLRSCNITGEIPGYISTMRSLTDLDLSFNRLEGSIPDLANIMELSTIYLTRNLLTGLPEWIINRDSRYDIDLSYNNFSQNSVPNSCRETFNLFRSFSSRNNSILSNCLLPCSKDRYSLHLNCGGNQTTIGNIKYEADEASGGASNFFQNSANWGFSSTGDFADVRSYDKDYIANNISILRTNNSELYKTARLSPLSLTYYARCLANGNYTVKLHFAEIVLRDNRSYYGVGRRIFNVYIQEKLVLEDFDIEKNAQGVDKEAVEVFTAVVSVKTLEIRFQWAGKGTTNVPTRGTYGSLISAISVQSNFKPPSERKKFIVIGVVSALFLIFVILGILWLKGCFGGRTTREQDLMGLDLQTGFFKFKQLKAATNNFDAAKKLGEGGFGVVYKGELLDGTFIAVKQLSSKSKQGNREFVNEIGMISALQHPNLVKLYGCCIEGNQLFLVYEYMENNSLSHVLFDPEEGLKKLDWNTRHKICLGIARGLAFLHEESTLKIVHRDIKTTNILLDRDLNPKISDFGLAKLNEEENTHISTRVAGTIGYMAPEYALWGYLSDKADVYSFGVVALELLSGKNNIKYRPNENFVCLLDWALVLQQKGNLMELVDRKLGSEFNKEEAMRMIKVALLCANPSPALRPTMSAVVSMLEGQTLVHEVKINPSIYGDELRFRAFTEDSDTTSVQSTQSLLYSPNAKRTAYTSLSV, via the exons ATGGCAGCAAGTCAAAATCTTTCAAAGTTGTTCTTCTGCTATGCTGCTCTACTCACAGTGCTTATCTGCATTAAGCCTATCAAATCCCAGGAACAGGTGGGCACTCTTGCAGATGATGAAG TGGAAGCACTTCGTGAAATAGCTGTGCAATTGAATAAAAAGGATTGGAATTTCAGTGATCCTTGTAGCAATATTCCGACTGTTTCAATCCTGCATACAGATCAGTACAACAACACTCTCGTCTGCAACTGCTCTTTCTCTGGCAATGTATGCCACATTCAAAGCAT TTTTCTTACTGGACAGGACCTTGATGGTGTGCTTCCGCCAGCACTGTCGAAGCTACCTTACCTTAAGCAAGT TAATTTGGGCCAGAATTACCTTAGCGGTTCAATACCACGTGAATGGAATTCTACTAAGTTGGAATTTCT GGTTCTCAGTGTGAACAACTTATCAGGACCTATTCCTGCTTATTTGGGAAGCATAACTACTCTCCAAGCACTG GCCTTGGAGAGCAACTTATTTTCTGGAACTATTCCCCTGGAGTTGGGCAATTTGGTTAACATGGAGCTTCT TTATCTTCGTGCTAACAATCTCACCGGTGAGCTGCCTTTGGCCCTCACTAAAATGATCAAATTAAGAGTACT TCAGATTGGCAGTAACAACTTCACTGGAAGAATACCTGACTACTTTCAAAGTTGGAAAGGCCTCCAGACCTT AGAAATGCAAGCGAGTGGTCTTGAAGGCCCCCTTCCATCTAGTCTCTCTGCCTTGAATAATATGACAGATCT AAGGATTAGTGACTTAAGCGGTGAGAGTTCAGCTTTTCCAAACTTATCAAACACGACGAGCATGGTTAAATT GATGTTAAGGAGCTGCAATATAACAGGAGAAATCCCTGGCTATATCTCTACCATGAGAAGTCTGACTGATTT GGATCTTAGCTTCAACAGATTGGAAGGGAGCATTCCCGATCTTGCAAATATTATGGAATTGTCCACAAT ATATCTGACAAGAAACTTGCTTACTGGTCTTCCAGAGTGGATTATAAATAGAGACAGTCGCTA CGATATAGATCTTTCTTACAATAATTTTTCTCAGAACTCTGTCCCAAATTCTTGTCGAGAGACCTT CAATTTGTTCAGAAGTTTTTCCAGTCGGAACAATTC GATACTTAGCAATTGCCTCCTTCCATGTTCAAAAG ATCGGTACTCGTTACATCTAAATTGTGGTGGAAATCAAACCACCATTGGAAACATCAAGTATGAGGCAGATGAAGCCTCAGGAGGGGCATCAAACTTTTTTCAGAACTCAGCAAATTGGGGATTTAGTAGTACTGGTGATTTCGCTGATGTTCGGAGCTATGACAAAGACTATATCGCTAATAATATTTCGATACTCAGAACGAACAACTCTGAATTGTACAAAACTGCACGACTGTCTCCTCTTTCACTCACATATTATGCTCGTTGCTTAGCAAATGGAAATTACACTGTGAAACTTCACTTTGCGGAAATAGTTCTCAGAGACAACAGGTCTTATTATGGTGTTGGAAGACGAATTTTTAACGTTTATATCCAG GAAAAACTGGTTTTGGAGGATTTTGATATTGAAAAGAACGCACAAGGGGTTGATAAGGAAGCGGTTGAGGTATTTACAGCAGTTGTTAGCGTCAAGACTTTAGAAATCCGCTTTCAGTGGGCTGGGAAAGGGACAACAAATGTTCCAACAAGAGGAACATATGGTTCTCTGATATCAGCTATCTCAGTGCAGTCTA ATTTCAAGCCGCCTAGCGAAAGGAAGAAATTCATTGTGATTGGAGTTGTTTCAGCGTTATTCCTTATTTTCGTAATTTTGGGCATTCTTTGGTTGAAAGGCTGTTTCGGAGGCAGAACAACCAGGGAACAAG ATCTCATGGGATTAGATCTGCAAACTGGTTTCTTTAAATTCAAGCAACTTAAAGCTGCAACTAACAACTTCGATGCTGCAAAAAAGCTTGGGGAAGGTGGCTTTGGAGTTGTTTACAAG GGCGAATTATTAGATGGCACTTTTATTGCAGTTAAGCAactttcttcaaaatcaaagcaAGGAAATCGTGAATttgtgaatgaaataggcatgattTCTGCCTTACAACACCCAAATCTTGTGAAATTGTATGGATGCTGCATCGAAGGAAATCAGTTATTTCTGGTATACGAATATATGGAGAACAATAGCCTTTCCCATGTTTTGTTTG ACCCAGAGGAAGGCCTAAAGAAATTGGACTGGAATACGAGGCATAAAATATGTCTTGGCATTGCAAGAGGTCTGGCTTTCCTGCATGAGGAGTCGACCCTGAAAATTGTTCATAGAGACATCAAAACAACCAATATACTGCTTGATCGGGACCTTAACCCTAAGATATCTGACTTTGGTTTGGCTAAGCTGAACGAAGAGGAGAACACCCATATTAGCACCAGAGTCGCTGGAACTAT AGGATATATGGCACCAGAATATGCGTTATGGGGTTATTTAAGTGACAAAGCAGATGTTTACAGTTTTGGGGTCGTTGCATTGGAACTCTTATCTGGAAAAAACAATATCAAATATCGTCCAAATGAGAATTTTGTATGCCTTCTTGATTGG GCCCTTGTTTTGCAACAAAAAGGAAATCTGATGGAGCTGGTGGATCGAAAGTTGGGGTCTGAGTTCAATAAGGAAGAGGCAATGAGAATGATAAAG GTCGCTCTACTATGTGCCAATCCATCACCGGCACTAAGACCTACAATGTCTGCAGTAGTGAGCATGCTTGAAGGCCAAACTCTTGTTCACGAGGTGAAGATAAACCCGAGTATTTATGGTGACGAGTTGAGGTTTAGGGCCTTCACCGAGGACTCTGATACTACTTCTGTACAGAGCACGCAAAGCTTACTGTATTCACCCAATGCAAAACGGACCGCCTATACCTCATTGTCTGTCTAG